The following proteins come from a genomic window of Coriobacteriia bacterium:
- a CDS encoding TMEM165/GDT1 family protein, translated as MAYIFLVAAGLIMIGELADKSQLLALILATRYKAWQVITGIFIATFIVHFFTTLAGQFLGAAIPPGVIPWMTGVLFIGFGIWTLRGDKVEEEEADKGGRFGPVIATSIAFFLAELGDKTQIMTLAIAVDPGSALLVYLKSAGPTVQGWLAGLGSPEAVGATGRFWAVTLGSTVGMVVADAIAIGIGRILGTRMPELLMRRISGAIFILFGIASIGSVLLSG; from the coding sequence TTGGCCTACATCTTCTTGGTTGCAGCGGGGCTCATCATGATCGGCGAGCTTGCCGACAAGTCCCAGTTGCTGGCACTGATTCTGGCCACCCGCTACAAGGCGTGGCAGGTCATCACAGGCATCTTCATCGCAACGTTCATCGTGCACTTCTTCACCACACTGGCAGGTCAGTTCCTCGGCGCTGCCATTCCGCCCGGCGTCATACCTTGGATGACCGGCGTCCTGTTCATCGGCTTTGGGATCTGGACCCTTCGCGGAGACAAGGTCGAGGAGGAGGAGGCCGACAAGGGCGGCAGGTTCGGCCCCGTGATTGCGACATCGATCGCTTTCTTCCTTGCCGAACTGGGCGACAAGACCCAGATCATGACCCTCGCCATAGCGGTCGACCCCGGCTCAGCGCTGCTCGTGTACCTCAAGAGCGCGGGGCCAACCGTGCAGGGGTGGCTCGCAGGTCTTGGCTCGCCTGAGGCGGTGGGGGCGACCGGTCGTTTCTGGGCGGTGACGCTGGGCTCCACCGTCGGGATGGTCGTGGCGGATGCGATAGCAATCGGCATCGGACGGATTCTGGGCACGCGCATGCCGGAGCTGCTCATGCGGCGCATCTCGGGCGCCATCTTCATCCTGTTCGGCATCGCAAGCATCGGCTCGGTGCTCCTGTCCGGCTAA
- a CDS encoding viscotoxin-A3, producing the protein MTDLPPADGTLHLRTAGYCVLCDRIVERLANGTCAAGHPAEAISGRIVLTGEEPVPQLPRFNLAAFLLPPVWGPAHGLWAGAIFLPLLLFADSILRSTGRGAFAVGGALFVIVATLAMMAWFAKRANGLAWRRVSDRVSVAEYVRRERLWAAVAVPTAAVLLGAALYFDLVILPARTG; encoded by the coding sequence GTGACCGACCTACCGCCCGCCGACGGCACCCTTCACCTGCGAACAGCGGGGTACTGCGTGCTGTGTGATCGCATCGTCGAGCGGCTTGCGAACGGGACCTGCGCCGCCGGACATCCCGCGGAGGCCATCTCGGGACGTATCGTGCTGACGGGCGAGGAGCCCGTTCCCCAGCTACCGCGATTCAATCTCGCGGCCTTCCTGCTGCCCCCCGTCTGGGGACCCGCCCATGGTCTGTGGGCCGGAGCGATCTTTCTGCCGCTGCTGCTGTTTGCCGACAGCATCCTGCGCTCCACCGGCAGGGGAGCGTTCGCCGTGGGTGGTGCGCTGTTCGTCATCGTGGCGACTCTGGCCATGATGGCGTGGTTCGCCAAGCGGGCAAACGGGCTGGCGTGGCGTCGCGTGAGCGATCGGGTGAGCGTCGCCGAGTACGTTCGTCGTGAGCGCCTCTGGGCCGCGGTCGCCGTGCCGACGGCAGCAGTGCTCCTGGGCGCTGCACTCTACTTCGATCTGGTGATACTTCCGGCACGCACGGGCTGA
- a CDS encoding DUF554 domain-containing protein — MFGLGVIANVVAVLVGTAIGLLFGGLIPERMRETTFRAIGLAVIVIGLGMSIGGLTQMGQASGMLGRYSALVFVGSLVIGALIGEALRIEYWLERFGHRLQDLSYRMPWLAPTAKSASDEPGEKGHTLVEGFVTASLLFCVGAMTVLGSIQDGLGDPSTLYLKAMLDGLASIALASTLGAGVGLSVIPILIIQGGIALTASQLSGVTPETVAAIEAVGGALIAAIGLDLTGIKRLPVGNLLPAVFVAMALAVILS; from the coding sequence TTGTTCGGACTGGGAGTCATCGCGAACGTGGTGGCCGTGCTGGTGGGGACCGCCATCGGTCTGCTGTTCGGTGGGCTGATTCCGGAGCGCATGCGGGAGACGACCTTCCGAGCCATCGGGCTTGCGGTCATCGTCATCGGCTTGGGCATGAGCATCGGCGGTCTCACCCAGATGGGCCAAGCCTCGGGCATGCTCGGCCGATACTCGGCACTCGTCTTCGTGGGGTCGCTCGTGATCGGCGCTCTGATCGGCGAAGCATTGCGCATCGAGTACTGGCTGGAGCGCTTCGGCCACCGCCTCCAAGACCTCTCGTATCGCATGCCGTGGCTGGCGCCGACAGCGAAATCCGCCTCAGACGAGCCCGGCGAAAAGGGCCACACGCTGGTCGAGGGCTTTGTCACGGCGTCGCTGCTGTTCTGTGTCGGGGCGATGACGGTGCTCGGTTCCATCCAAGACGGACTGGGCGACCCCTCCACGCTCTACCTGAAGGCGATGCTCGACGGCCTCGCCTCGATCGCGCTCGCATCCACGTTGGGGGCTGGCGTGGGGCTTTCGGTGATCCCCATCCTCATCATCCAGGGCGGAATCGCACTGACCGCTTCGCAGCTGTCCGGAGTGACACCCGAGACCGTAGCCGCAATCGAGGCGGTCGGCGGAGCGCTCATCGCCGCAATCGGACTCGATCTGACGGGCATCAAGCGACTCCCCGTGGGCAACCTTCTTCCGGCGGTATTCGTGGCTATGGCGCTCGCCGTGATCCTATCGTGA
- a CDS encoding ferredoxin reductase family protein has protein sequence MRLIIRGVFWFGLYAFLVIFPLVIGVVFIDPADSPYFLINLAAAFGYIGLALMAAELALVSRVGGAAGAFGEDSLLQFHRQIGISALALVTLHPLLLVLTDAYEFAVVLPWSGSPWPVWMGSVAFISVLVLVGLSVFRKLLKTPYEYWQATHGALSLILIGTAGVHIATVGRFSAIPAMRVLWAVYIAVFVGLFIRYRLIRPLHMQKRPWEVVENRVEIGDARTIVLRPVNHHGFTFEPGQFGWVGFGKSPFALTQHPICLSSNGDIPTPAGDIAFTIKNLGDWSGTVVPRVQVGDRAWVDAPYGVFTMDREEGAGYGLIGGGVGITPVFSMLLSMESRGDVRPVVLFYGANSENDLIFNDEIDRLDQRMQNLKVVRVLARPSDSWTGESGFINADVLRRHLPDPLYKRFQYFICGPNPLMDAMEGALPAIGVPVDRVHTERFDMV, from the coding sequence ATGCGTCTCATCATTCGGGGGGTCTTCTGGTTCGGCCTCTACGCATTCCTAGTGATCTTCCCGCTCGTGATCGGCGTGGTCTTCATCGACCCCGCGGACTCACCCTACTTCCTCATCAACCTCGCAGCAGCGTTCGGCTACATCGGGCTCGCGCTGATGGCCGCAGAGCTCGCGCTCGTGTCGCGTGTCGGCGGTGCAGCCGGTGCGTTTGGAGAGGATTCGCTACTCCAGTTCCACCGCCAGATCGGTATCTCGGCACTTGCACTGGTGACACTGCATCCCCTTCTGCTCGTGCTGACGGACGCCTATGAGTTCGCGGTGGTTTTGCCGTGGTCGGGATCGCCATGGCCTGTGTGGATGGGCTCGGTCGCGTTCATTTCGGTGCTGGTCTTGGTCGGCTTATCGGTGTTCCGCAAGCTGCTGAAGACACCCTACGAGTACTGGCAGGCCACGCACGGGGCGCTGTCCCTGATTCTCATCGGCACCGCGGGAGTTCACATCGCAACAGTCGGGCGGTTCTCCGCGATTCCGGCGATGCGCGTGCTGTGGGCGGTGTACATCGCGGTGTTCGTCGGCCTGTTCATTCGCTATCGCCTGATTCGACCGTTGCACATGCAGAAGCGGCCGTGGGAGGTGGTTGAGAACAGGGTAGAGATCGGCGATGCACGCACGATCGTGCTACGCCCGGTCAACCACCACGGCTTCACCTTCGAGCCCGGACAGTTCGGCTGGGTAGGATTCGGCAAGTCACCGTTCGCTCTCACACAGCACCCGATCTGTTTGTCGTCGAACGGCGACATTCCCACGCCTGCCGGAGACATCGCCTTCACCATCAAGAACCTGGGCGACTGGTCAGGCACGGTGGTGCCCCGAGTCCAGGTTGGCGACCGTGCGTGGGTCGATGCCCCGTACGGCGTCTTCACCATGGATCGCGAGGAGGGCGCGGGATACGGGTTGATCGGCGGGGGTGTGGGTATCACGCCGGTCTTCTCCATGCTGCTTTCGATGGAGAGCAGGGGGGATGTCAGGCCGGTCGTTCTGTTCTACGGCGCCAACAGCGAGAACGACCTCATCTTCAACGATGAGATCGACCGGCTCGATCAGCGCATGCAGAACCTGAAGGTCGTGCGTGTCTTGGCTCGACCGAGCGATAGCTGGACTGGTGAGAGCGGCTTCATCAATGCCGACGTGCTCAGGCGCCATCTGCCCGATCCCCTCTACAAGCGTTTCCAGTACTTCATCTGCGGTCCTAATCCGCTGATGGATGCGATGGAGGGTGCCCTGCCTGCTATCGGGGTGCCGGTCGATCGTGTCCATACCGAGCGCTTCGACATGGTGTGA
- a CDS encoding thioredoxin family protein, whose protein sequence is MEIKVLGPGCANCNKLEDATRKAVEKAGIDATIEKVSDLQEIMGYGVMSTPALVIDGELRVAGRVPSVDDLVALLQRG, encoded by the coding sequence ATGGAGATCAAGGTGCTCGGACCGGGATGCGCAAACTGCAACAAGCTCGAGGACGCCACCCGCAAGGCGGTTGAGAAGGCCGGGATCGACGCGACCATCGAGAAGGTGAGCGATCTGCAGGAGATCATGGGCTACGGAGTCATGTCGACGCCGGCGCTCGTCATCGATGGCGAGCTTCGCGTCGCAGGCCGTGTGCCCTCGGTCGACGATCTCGTCGCTCTGCTTCAGAGGGGCTAA
- a CDS encoding cytochrome c biogenesis protein CcdA yields MNVESLAQDLAVGAAWGPVAFGIAFLGGLVAGLGPCVLPMIPAVFGYVTGQVGEAEGKAALVRGLGLSAVFVLGMSLVFAAIGAVAGLIGRALIVDSWAYFVVAAICVVIGLQMLGVITLPVDRLNRWIPVKRPERRGVLGALLFGMLFGLVATPCSTPILAAIAAIAATTGNAAKGAALLFVYGIGKGMPLLLLGVASGSLVFMRSVSRMTPTLTKIGGVGIIAAGAYLVWIA; encoded by the coding sequence GTGAACGTCGAGTCGCTCGCGCAGGATCTGGCCGTCGGCGCCGCATGGGGTCCGGTCGCGTTCGGCATCGCTTTTCTCGGTGGACTGGTCGCCGGTCTCGGGCCGTGCGTGCTTCCGATGATCCCGGCGGTGTTCGGCTACGTGACCGGTCAAGTCGGCGAGGCCGAGGGGAAGGCGGCTCTGGTTCGGGGATTGGGCCTGTCAGCCGTGTTCGTGCTGGGTATGAGCCTTGTCTTCGCTGCGATCGGCGCGGTGGCGGGGCTGATCGGGCGTGCGTTGATAGTGGACTCGTGGGCGTACTTCGTGGTGGCCGCCATCTGTGTGGTGATCGGCCTGCAGATGCTCGGGGTCATCACCCTGCCCGTCGACCGGTTGAACCGCTGGATTCCCGTCAAGCGGCCAGAACGCCGGGGGGTTCTCGGTGCGCTGCTATTCGGCATGCTCTTCGGCCTGGTGGCGACACCGTGCTCGACGCCCATCCTGGCCGCGATCGCCGCCATCGCAGCCACTACCGGCAACGCAGCGAAGGGCGCGGCGCTGCTGTTCGTCTACGGCATCGGCAAGGGCATGCCGCTGTTGCTCCTGGGTGTTGCATCCGGCTCACTCGTCTTCATGCGCTCTGTCTCGAGAATGACGCCGACGCTGACCAAGATCGGGGGCGTCGGCATCATCGCCGCGGGTGCCTATCTCGTGTGGATTGCCTGA
- a CDS encoding permease produces MNESFLKMTWLNELVGRFIEDVLGLSLTSKLGSSLQFFVYDTVKIFVLLSALIFAISYVQSYFPPERTKAILGRFNGITGMILGALLGTITPFCSCSSIPLFIGFTSAGLPLGVTFAFLISSPLVDLASVMLLASIFNWTTAIAYVIVGLVLAIMGGFVISRLKLERYVEPFVYGSPMPDADLPELTRADRLAFAREQVVEIVTRVWRYVLIGVGIGAIIHGWIPGTFISAVLGSQNPFAVIIATVIGVPMYADIFGTLPIAEALVGKGVGLGTVLSFMMAVTALSLPSMIMLKKVVKTPLLATFFGIVVTGIIIIGYTFNAFGRLFI; encoded by the coding sequence ATGAACGAGAGCTTCCTCAAGATGACGTGGCTCAACGAGCTCGTCGGCCGCTTCATCGAGGACGTGCTGGGGCTGTCACTCACGAGCAAGCTCGGATCAAGCCTGCAGTTCTTCGTCTACGACACGGTCAAGATCTTCGTGCTGCTCTCGGCGCTGATCTTCGCCATCTCCTACGTGCAGAGCTACTTCCCGCCTGAGCGCACCAAGGCGATCCTTGGCAGGTTCAACGGGATCACGGGCATGATTCTTGGCGCCCTGCTCGGCACGATCACGCCGTTCTGCTCATGCTCCTCCATTCCGCTGTTCATCGGTTTCACGTCTGCGGGTCTGCCCCTGGGTGTGACGTTCGCATTCCTGATCTCTTCGCCGCTGGTCGACCTCGCATCGGTGATGCTTCTGGCGAGCATCTTCAACTGGACCACGGCAATCGCCTACGTGATCGTGGGTCTGGTGCTCGCCATCATGGGCGGCTTCGTCATCAGCCGCCTGAAGCTTGAGCGCTACGTCGAGCCGTTCGTCTACGGGAGCCCTATGCCCGACGCGGATCTGCCCGAGCTGACGAGGGCTGACCGCCTTGCCTTCGCCCGTGAGCAGGTCGTCGAGATCGTCACGAGGGTGTGGCGCTACGTCCTGATCGGGGTAGGGATCGGCGCGATCATCCACGGATGGATACCGGGCACGTTCATCTCGGCCGTGCTCGGCTCCCAGAACCCGTTCGCCGTCATCATCGCCACAGTCATCGGCGTCCCCATGTACGCTGACATCTTCGGCACCCTCCCGATAGCCGAAGCACTCGTGGGCAAGGGAGTTGGCTTGGGCACGGTACTCTCCTTCATGATGGCGGTCACGGCATTGTCGCTTCCCTCGATGATCATGCTCAAGAAGGTGGTCAAGACCCCGCTGCTTGCCACCTTCTTCGGCATCGTGGTGACGGGAATCATCATCATCGGCTACACCTTCAACGCCTTCGGGCGACTGTTCATCTAG
- a CDS encoding NYN domain-containing protein → MLILVDGYNVTMRDPALAGRSKQAQRDALSERLRSRASRLAPRGRIVVVFDARESIGASSETIGALQVAYAADADSEIVRRASGASGQVVVYTDDLRLRARISQDVGRHVEYRDVSALFVGAKPAPGKRLGSIAAEEGLPKGAKDITAELGELWLDENGE, encoded by the coding sequence ATGCTCATCCTCGTCGATGGCTACAACGTCACCATGCGCGACCCCGCGCTCGCGGGGCGCTCCAAGCAGGCGCAGCGCGATGCGCTCAGCGAGCGTTTGCGCTCGCGTGCTAGCAGGCTTGCACCGCGCGGGCGCATCGTGGTGGTGTTCGACGCGCGCGAGTCGATAGGCGCCTCCAGCGAGACCATTGGAGCGCTGCAGGTGGCCTACGCCGCCGACGCCGATTCCGAGATCGTGCGTCGAGCCTCGGGCGCAAGCGGCCAAGTCGTCGTCTACACCGACGACCTGCGGCTTCGCGCCCGCATCTCGCAAGACGTGGGGCGACATGTGGAGTATCGTGACGTCTCCGCGCTGTTCGTCGGCGCGAAGCCTGCTCCCGGCAAACGGCTCGGGTCGATTGCCGCCGAGGAGGGGCTTCCGAAGGGCGCCAAGGACATCACCGCAGAGCTCGGGGAGCTCTGGCTCGACGAGAACGGGGAGTGA
- a CDS encoding polymer-forming cytoskeletal protein, with translation MAENMADARINGDGTVGAGTYGSIVLNGAGTVTGDVACNELTVNGVGKCQGSVKADTITVNGAGTFDGPVQAGEFRANGSADVHAGMGVRLLKVAGTLAVDGGVAAHAVELKGDMRVGGDLESDTLTGEGRFAINGMLNAGSIELRLHGRSSVNEIGCERMVLRPPDGITAIFSAFADRRLVATTIEGDELELIATTAKVVRGGRVTLGEGCEVDLVEYTGSLTKLAGAQVREERKVEAAG, from the coding sequence ATGGCTGAGAACATGGCGGACGCACGAATCAACGGAGACGGTACGGTCGGGGCGGGCACCTACGGCTCGATCGTCCTCAACGGCGCTGGGACCGTGACGGGGGACGTCGCGTGCAACGAGCTGACGGTGAACGGGGTGGGCAAGTGCCAGGGCTCGGTGAAGGCCGACACGATCACGGTCAACGGGGCTGGCACGTTCGACGGGCCGGTTCAGGCCGGTGAGTTCCGGGCGAATGGCTCGGCCGATGTGCACGCAGGTATGGGCGTCCGGCTCCTCAAGGTGGCAGGGACGCTCGCGGTGGACGGCGGCGTGGCCGCCCATGCGGTCGAGTTGAAGGGAGACATGCGCGTGGGCGGCGACCTGGAGAGCGACACGCTCACCGGAGAAGGCCGCTTCGCGATCAACGGCATGCTCAACGCCGGTTCCATCGAACTACGGCTGCACGGGCGTAGTTCGGTCAATGAGATCGGCTGCGAGCGAATGGTCCTGCGCCCACCCGACGGTATCACCGCGATCTTCTCCGCATTCGCGGACCGGCGCCTTGTTGCCACCACGATCGAGGGCGACGAGCTCGAGCTGATCGCGACGACGGCCAAGGTCGTACGCGGAGGGCGCGTCACGCTGGGCGAGGGCTGTGAGGTGGACCTCGTCGAGTACACCGGCTCGCTCACGAAGCTCGCGGGCGCGCAGGTGCGCGAGGAGCGCAAGGTGGAGGCCGCCGGGTAG
- a CDS encoding metalloregulator ArsR/SmtB family transcription factor translates to MVTSTKANTENLDAVFKALASSRRREILAMLSATDSEAAKTCCAAHEVCACKISGRLGLSASTTSHHMSILRDAGLVTGRNEGTWTYYTLRRDGLAAAAEALISF, encoded by the coding sequence GTGGTCACCAGCACGAAGGCGAACACAGAGAATCTGGATGCCGTGTTCAAGGCGTTAGCTTCGTCGCGCCGACGCGAGATCCTCGCGATGCTGAGCGCCACCGACAGCGAGGCGGCCAAGACCTGTTGTGCCGCCCACGAGGTCTGCGCCTGCAAGATCTCGGGCCGTTTGGGACTGTCAGCGTCGACCACGTCCCATCACATGTCGATCCTGCGCGATGCGGGGCTTGTCACCGGTCGCAACGAGGGCACATGGACGTACTACACGCTTCGTCGCGATGGGCTAGCGGCGGCGGCCGAAGCGCTGATCAGCTTCTAG
- a CDS encoding YhbD family protein codes for MDSDLISKKDLLAQTGISYGQLYRWKRKGLIPEEWFVKKSTFTGQETFFPRDKMVARVERILSMKDEDISLDDIADVVTPDLSGVSLSAEEAVQHGVVSEPAARIFAAAHPDVTALRYGELLSAFVVDGLLKTGDVSIDEGAMVLAALEEGLPSFEGREADVIVARKMGVAFVLLVSSSAEMCLESATKVVVRMNLQERTEALGARLK; via the coding sequence GTGGATTCCGACCTGATCTCGAAGAAGGACCTGCTGGCGCAGACCGGCATCAGCTACGGCCAGCTCTACCGCTGGAAGCGCAAAGGGCTCATCCCCGAGGAATGGTTCGTGAAGAAGTCCACGTTCACCGGTCAGGAGACGTTCTTCCCGCGCGACAAGATGGTGGCTCGCGTCGAGAGGATCCTGTCGATGAAAGACGAGGACATCTCGCTTGACGACATCGCCGACGTGGTGACGCCGGATCTTTCGGGGGTGAGCCTGTCGGCTGAAGAGGCGGTGCAGCACGGCGTGGTCTCTGAGCCAGCGGCGCGCATCTTCGCCGCCGCCCATCCGGACGTGACCGCGCTGCGTTACGGCGAGCTGCTCTCTGCCTTCGTGGTGGACGGGCTGCTCAAGACCGGAGACGTGAGCATCGACGAGGGAGCCATGGTCCTCGCCGCGCTGGAGGAGGGGTTGCCCAGCTTCGAGGGGCGTGAGGCCGATGTGATCGTGGCGCGCAAGATGGGCGTGGCCTTCGTGCTGCTCGTCTCGAGCTCGGCCGAGATGTGCCTTGAGTCGGCGACCAAGGTCGTGGTGAGGATGAATCTACAGGAGAGGACCGAGGCGCTCGGCGCCCGGTTGAAGTGA
- a CDS encoding metallophosphoesterase family protein, whose product MPRIGVISDTHGYLDPAVLELFAGVDLIIHAGDIGDTAVLAALEKLAPVAAVAGNLDQGELGERLPSEACASIGKVHYVIGHKRKRLMKRFLAGKLGHGKEATPPDLVVYGHEHQPSITWTDKTLFLNPGSASSPYEEDETPTVAIVKTVEYGLSVRFIPLPRREES is encoded by the coding sequence ATGCCGCGAATCGGAGTCATCAGCGATACCCACGGGTACCTTGACCCCGCCGTGCTCGAGCTCTTCGCTGGCGTCGATCTGATCATCCATGCCGGTGACATCGGCGACACCGCAGTGCTGGCCGCGCTCGAGAAGCTGGCGCCGGTGGCTGCGGTCGCCGGCAACCTCGACCAAGGCGAGCTTGGAGAGCGTTTGCCGTCCGAGGCATGCGCCAGCATCGGCAAGGTGCACTACGTGATCGGTCACAAGCGAAAGCGGCTGATGAAGCGGTTCCTCGCCGGCAAGCTCGGGCACGGCAAAGAGGCGACCCCTCCGGATCTGGTGGTGTACGGGCACGAGCATCAGCCGAGCATCACGTGGACCGACAAGACGCTCTTCCTCAACCCGGGTTCAGCGTCGTCTCCCTACGAGGAGGACGAGACCCCTACGGTGGCCATCGTCAAGACCGTGGAGTACGGGTTGTCGGTCCGGTTCATCCCGCTTCCGCGACGCGAGGAATCGTAG